The Pleurodeles waltl isolate 20211129_DDA chromosome 6, aPleWal1.hap1.20221129, whole genome shotgun sequence genome has a segment encoding these proteins:
- the DXO gene encoding decapping and exoribonuclease protein → MEEQVSLQPAFLKRAVGELDDYPSKRLHTVPGMTSTTGKEEPSPLPVLRVRQDLYDANFPFYQQPVEIGVFSLDGERRFFNDSRRLRYYRPPSNEKKPGFDLRDGYHDRFVKRDEGIKERLDNLLKWITLNRHLLQSRKDTKVASSSRLNRDFVTWRGHLTKLLTTPYENQEGWLLAVTLFQGTYYISEVETEQARRQREERTADHEEMMYMGYKFEQYLCTDEPDGTPDVGGVVNTNEAFCSVVQTKLHGHSLLFSGEVDCKDPACPNQKAPGCYVELKTSKEIRSPYQQRSFNRYKLIKWWAQSFLPGIPRIIAGFRDEEGQVVSLQTFETMKISHLIRGEWNSWKPAVCMNFCNAFLTFVKKVVTQDDPQVVYLFSWEPRRDVSYTIHKDPGLAFLPPWYLSAMTAQEK, encoded by the exons ATGGAGGAACAAGTGAGTCTGCAGCCGGCATTCTTGAAGAGGGCAGTGGGGGAGCTCGATGACTACCCCTCGAAGCGTCTTCATACTGTACCTGGGATGACGTCCACCACAGGGAAGGAGGAGCCCTCGCCGCTTCCAGTGCTGCgcgtccgtcaggacctgtacgaCGCCAACTTCCCCTTCTACCAGCAGCCGGTGGAGATCGGGGTCTTCTCCCTGGACGGCGAGCGCCGCTTCTTCAATGACTCCCGGAGGCTCCGCTACTACAGGCCACCCTCCAACGAAAAGAAGCCAGGCTTCGACCTTCGCGACGGGTACCACGACCGCTTCGTGAAGCGTGATGAGGGCATCAAGGAGCGCCTGGACAACTTGCTGAAGTGGATTACTCTCAACCGGCACCTCCTGCAGTCCAGGAAGGACACCAAGGTGGCGTCGTCGAG CCGTCTGAACCGAGACTTTGTCACCTGGCGAGGCCACCTGACCAAGCTGCTCACCACCCCTTATGAAAACCAGGAGGGCTGGCTGCTCGCGGTCACGCTCTTCCAGGGCACCTACTACATCAGCGAGGTGGAGACGGAGCAGGCGCGGCGGCAGCGTGAGGAGCGCACCGCTGACCACGAGGAGATGATGTACATGGGGTACAAATTTGAACAGTACCTTTGCACAG ACGAACCTGACGGCACTCCTGACGTTGGCGGTGTTGTGAATACGAATGAGGCATTTTGCTCAGTGGTGCAAACCAAGCTACATGGCCACTCGCTACTCTTCTCTGGAGAGGTGGACTGCAAGGACCCAGCTTGCCCCAACCAGAAGGCACCAGGCTGCTATGTGGAGCTGAAAACCTCTAAGGAGATCCGTAGCCCATACCAGCAGCGCAGCTTCAACAG GTACAAACTGATCAAGTGGTGGGCGCAGTCTTTCCTGCCTGGCATTCCCCGGATCATCGCAGGCTTCCGGGACGAGGAGGGCCAGGTCGTCTCGTTGCAGACCTTTGAAACCATGAAGATCTCTCACCTGATCAGG GGTGAGTGGAATAGCTGGAAGCCTGCAGTCTGCATGAACTTCTGCAATGCATTCCTGACCTTTGTGAAGAAGGTGGTGACGCAGGATGACCCACA GGTGGTATACCTTTTCTCCTGGGAACCACGCCGGGACGTCTCGTACACTATCCACAAGGACCCAGGCCTTGCCTTCCTCCCACCCTGGTACCTGAGTGCCATGACCGCGCAAGAAAAGTAA